One Vibrio campbellii CAIM 519 = NBRC 15631 = ATCC 25920 genomic window carries:
- a CDS encoding SLC13 family permease, whose amino-acid sequence MPKMSAGTLVKLLVCFLIPLGVLMMPIDTIPIDNLTLIQHRLLAIFLLAALLWVLEPVPVFATSILIIALELIIISDKGLHLFRNPPAGHDLGELIAYTDIFSAFSSPIIILFMGGFALAIAASKYELDNNLARVLLKPFGTQPKFIMLGLMLITAVFSMFMSNTATTVMMLALLGPIVASAPKGDLGIKALVLCIPIAANTGGIATPIGTPPNAIALQYLTGENSIDFLSWMMMGLPFVLVQLTLAWFLLQKLFPSSEPEMKLRLDGKFKKGWRAIVVYVTFAMTILLWMTTKVHGMNTYVVAIIPLAVFTLTGIMGKEELKLINWDVLWLVAGGIAIGIALDKTGLAEALAHAIDYESLSPFAVVVALSIVCWLMANFMSNTATANLLMPIAAAIGASMPGLVAIGGLQGFLVVVAFSASLGMILPVSTPPNSLAYSTGLIESKDMAKVGLIIGLVGLFIVYGAVIILF is encoded by the coding sequence ATGCCAAAGATGAGTGCAGGCACACTGGTCAAGTTACTGGTGTGTTTTTTGATTCCACTCGGTGTCTTAATGATGCCGATAGATACCATTCCAATTGACAATCTCACTCTAATTCAACATCGCCTTCTGGCTATTTTCCTTCTTGCTGCACTACTTTGGGTTTTAGAACCAGTTCCCGTATTCGCTACTTCGATTCTTATCATCGCACTTGAATTGATCATTATATCGGACAAAGGCTTACATCTATTTCGTAATCCACCAGCGGGACATGATCTGGGTGAGTTAATTGCTTACACCGATATTTTCTCCGCCTTCTCCTCTCCCATCATTATCCTTTTCATGGGCGGCTTCGCTCTCGCTATTGCTGCCTCTAAATACGAGCTTGATAACAACCTTGCTCGTGTACTACTTAAGCCGTTTGGCACTCAGCCTAAGTTCATCATGTTAGGCTTAATGCTGATCACCGCCGTGTTCTCGATGTTTATGTCGAACACTGCAACAACCGTTATGATGCTAGCTCTCCTTGGCCCCATCGTTGCTTCGGCACCAAAAGGCGATTTGGGGATAAAAGCACTAGTTCTCTGTATTCCTATCGCCGCTAATACGGGTGGTATTGCAACACCAATTGGTACCCCGCCTAACGCAATTGCCTTGCAATATTTAACCGGAGAAAACAGCATCGATTTCCTATCTTGGATGATGATGGGCTTGCCTTTTGTCTTAGTGCAACTGACGCTGGCTTGGTTCTTATTGCAAAAGCTCTTCCCTTCTAGCGAACCAGAAATGAAGCTGCGCTTGGATGGTAAGTTCAAGAAGGGCTGGCGTGCGATCGTGGTTTACGTGACCTTCGCCATGACTATTCTGCTGTGGATGACAACCAAAGTGCACGGCATGAATACCTATGTCGTCGCCATCATTCCACTCGCTGTGTTCACCTTGACGGGCATCATGGGTAAAGAAGAGCTCAAGCTTATCAACTGGGATGTGCTGTGGCTGGTAGCTGGTGGTATCGCCATTGGTATTGCACTAGATAAAACGGGCTTGGCAGAAGCCCTCGCTCACGCAATAGATTATGAGTCCCTGTCTCCATTTGCGGTCGTCGTCGCCCTATCGATCGTGTGTTGGCTGATGGCCAACTTTATGTCCAACACTGCTACCGCGAACTTGTTGATGCCAATTGCAGCAGCGATTGGGGCTTCTATGCCGGGTCTGGTTGCTATCGGTGGCCTACAAGGTTTTTTGGTTGTGGTCGCCTTCTCGGCATCGCTCGGTATGATTTTGCCAGTCTCTACGCCACCTAACTCACTCGCTTACTCAACAGGCTTAATTGAAAGTAAAGACATGGCGAAGGTCGGTTTGATTATCGGCTTGGTCGGTCTGTTCATTGTCTATGGTGCTGTGATTATCTTGTTCTAA
- the asd gene encoding archaetidylserine decarboxylase (Phosphatidylserine decarboxylase is synthesized as a single chain precursor. Generation of the pyruvoyl active site from a Ser is coupled to cleavage of a Gly-Ser bond between the larger (beta) and smaller (alpha chains). It is an integral membrane protein.), whose amino-acid sequence MDKIKVGLQYWIPQHGLTRLVGKLASAEAGGLTTAVIRWFIKQYNVNMDEAKHSDPKHFKTFNEFFVRELKDGARPIAEGEKVITHPADACVSQFGPIEDGQLIQAKGHNFSAQELLGGDAKLAEEFQDGSFATLYLSPRDYHRVHMPCDGTLRQMIYVPGDLFSVNPLTAENVPNLFARNERVVCIFDTEFGPMAQILVGATIVGSIEQVWAGTITPPRGNSVYKWDYPAEGDKAVILKKGEEMGRFKLGSTVINLFAKDAIAFDESMENGKPTVMGTPYAHQQ is encoded by the coding sequence ATGGACAAGATTAAAGTTGGACTGCAGTACTGGATCCCACAACATGGACTAACACGTCTAGTGGGTAAACTGGCTTCGGCTGAGGCTGGCGGTCTAACAACAGCAGTCATTCGCTGGTTTATCAAGCAATATAACGTGAACATGGATGAGGCGAAGCACTCCGATCCTAAGCACTTCAAAACCTTCAACGAGTTCTTTGTTCGTGAGCTAAAAGACGGCGCACGTCCAATCGCGGAAGGTGAAAAGGTGATCACTCACCCTGCGGACGCGTGCGTAAGCCAATTTGGTCCGATTGAAGATGGTCAGCTTATCCAAGCGAAAGGCCATAACTTCTCAGCACAAGAACTGCTTGGCGGTGACGCAAAACTAGCGGAAGAATTCCAAGACGGCTCCTTCGCAACCTTGTACCTATCACCTCGTGACTACCACCGTGTACACATGCCATGTGACGGCACGTTGCGTCAGATGATTTACGTACCTGGTGATCTATTCTCGGTAAACCCATTAACCGCAGAGAACGTGCCAAACCTATTCGCACGCAACGAACGCGTAGTATGTATCTTTGATACTGAGTTTGGCCCAATGGCACAAATACTGGTTGGCGCAACCATCGTAGGTAGCATCGAGCAAGTATGGGCCGGCACTATCACGCCACCACGTGGTAACTCGGTTTACAAATGGGACTACCCAGCAGAAGGCGATAAAGCGGTTATCTTGAAGAAAGGCGAAGAAATGGGTCGCTTCAAGCTTGGCTCAACCGTTATCAACCTGTTCGCAAAAGATGCTATCGCATTCGATGAAAGCATGGAAAATGGCAAGCCAACCGTAATGGGTACCCCTTACGCGCACCAGCAGTAA
- the rsgA gene encoding small ribosomal subunit biogenesis GTPase RsgA, with product MVKKKKLTKGQVRRVRSNQQKRLKKQEESIQWDETMLGASKQGLVITRFGQHADIEDLETGEVQRCNLRRGIESLVSGDRVLWREGLESMAGISGVVEAVEPRTSMLTRPDYYDGLKPVAANIDQMVIVSSVLPELSLNIIDRYLVASETLNIAPLLVLNKIDLLADEDRAMYEEWLEEYKRIGYKVLFVSKQSGEGIAELEEQLRDRINIFVGQSGVGKSSLVNALMPELEQEVEEGEISENSGLGQHTTTAARLYHIPTGGDLIDSPGVREFGLWHLEAEEVTKAFVEFRPYLGGCKFRDCKHNDDPGCILREAVEKGEVSEVRFENYHRILESMVENKANRQYSRNKKADL from the coding sequence GTGGTAAAAAAGAAAAAGTTAACCAAAGGTCAGGTGCGCCGCGTACGCAGCAACCAACAAAAACGCCTAAAAAAGCAAGAAGAGTCCATCCAGTGGGATGAAACCATGCTAGGCGCAAGTAAACAGGGTCTCGTCATCACTCGTTTCGGTCAGCACGCTGACATCGAAGATCTAGAAACTGGTGAGGTGCAGCGCTGTAACCTTCGTCGTGGTATCGAATCACTGGTATCCGGCGACCGCGTACTTTGGCGTGAAGGACTTGAATCAATGGCAGGTATTTCTGGCGTGGTTGAAGCCGTAGAACCTCGCACATCGATGCTAACTCGTCCTGACTACTACGATGGCTTGAAACCTGTCGCCGCTAACATCGACCAAATGGTGATCGTGTCTTCGGTTTTACCTGAGCTCTCGCTCAACATCATTGACCGCTACTTGGTCGCATCAGAAACACTGAACATCGCACCACTGCTGGTACTCAACAAGATAGACCTACTTGCTGACGAAGATCGAGCAATGTACGAAGAGTGGCTAGAAGAATACAAACGTATTGGCTACAAAGTCCTGTTTGTGAGCAAGCAGTCAGGTGAAGGTATTGCCGAACTTGAAGAGCAACTGCGTGATCGTATCAATATCTTCGTTGGTCAATCTGGCGTAGGTAAATCGAGCCTAGTCAACGCACTAATGCCTGAACTTGAGCAGGAAGTGGAAGAAGGCGAGATCTCAGAGAATTCTGGTTTGGGTCAGCATACAACCACAGCAGCTCGCTTGTATCACATCCCAACTGGTGGCGATCTGATTGACTCTCCAGGGGTACGTGAATTTGGTTTGTGGCACCTAGAAGCAGAAGAAGTGACCAAAGCGTTCGTTGAATTCCGCCCTTATCTTGGCGGTTGTAAGTTCCGCGACTGTAAACACAATGATGATCCTGGCTGTATCTTGCGTGAAGCAGTAGAGAAAGGCGAAGTCAGTGAAGTGCGTTTTGAAAACTACCATCGAATTCTAGAGAGCATGGTAGAAAACAAAGCCAACCGTCAGTACTCACGTAACAAGAAAGCGGATCTGTAA